From Mytilus galloprovincialis chromosome 9, xbMytGall1.hap1.1, whole genome shotgun sequence, the proteins below share one genomic window:
- the LOC143046263 gene encoding serine hydroxymethyltransferase, cytosolic-like has protein sequence MMNGSGDSYYLQKDIKDDDPEMTAIIRNEKNRQMKGLELIASENFTSKAVIQALGSCLTNKYSEGQPGQRYYGGNEFIDEMERLCQRRALEAYKLDPAKWGVNVQPLSGSPANFAVYTALVGPHGRIMGLDLPDGGHLSHGFMTPTKKISATSVYFESMPYKVNPETGLIDYDELHRNAKLFLPKMIVAGISCYSRNLDYARFRKVADENGAYVLADMAHVSGLVATGLVANPFEYCDVVTTTTHKSLRGPRSGMIFYRKGVRKVTKDGKEEMYDLEKKINEAVFPGLQGGPHNHQIAAVAVALNQACRPEFKVYQEQVIANARVMSKVLQEKGYKVVTGGTDNHLILVDLRPNGIDGARAEKVLEDVSIALNKNTCPGDKSALKPSGLRIGSPALTSRNMKEKDFEQVSEFIHQGLVITKEAMEGCGPLLKDFKAKIITDEKIKQKIAALKADVEKFAIQFPMPGLDGW, from the exons ATGATGAACGGATCAGGAGATAGTTATTACCTTCAGAAGGACATCAAAGACGATGATCCAGAAATGACTGCAAttattagaaatgaaaaaaataggcaaATGAAAGGCCTAGAACTGATTGCATCAGAAAATTTCACTAGCAAGGCAGTAATACAAGCACTGGGTTCCTGTTTGACTAACAAATACTCAGAGGGGCAACCAGGTCAAAG GTACTATGGTGGAAATGAATTTATTGATGAGATGGAAAGACTGTGCCAAAGGAGGGCTTTAGAGGCTTATAAACTTGATCCTGCAAAATGGGGAGTAAATGTTCAACCATTGTCTGGAAGTCCAGCAAACTTTGCAGTATATACAGCATTGGTAGGACCACATGGTAGAATTATGGGTCTTGATTTACCTGATGGTGGACATTTAAGTCATGGTTTTATGACACCTACTAAGAAGATCTCCGCAACATCTGTGTATTTTGAATCAATGCCATACAAAGTTAACCCAGAAACAGGGCTGATTGATTATGATGAACTCCACAGAAATGCCAAGCTGTTTCTACCTAAAATGATAGTAGCAG GTATCAGCTGTTATTCCAGAAATCTAGATTATGCCAGGTTCAGGAAAGTTGCTGATGAGAATGGAGCTTATGTGTTGGCTGATATGGCTCATGTCAGTGGATTGGTTGCAACAGGATTAGTGGCTAACCCATTTGAATATTGTGATGTTGTTACTACAACAACCCATAAATCACTCAGGGGACCCAGATCAGGAATGATCTTCTACAGAAAAG GTGTACGAAAGGTAACCAAAGATGGTAAAGAAGAAATGTATGATTTAGAGAAAAAGATAAATGAAGCTGTGTTTCCAGGGTTACAAGGTGGACCACATAATCATCAGATTGCAG CTGTTGCTGTAGCCTTGAACCAGGCATGCAGACCAGAATTCAAAGTTTATCAAGAACAAGTAATAGCTAATGCCCGTGTAATGAGTAAAGTATTACAAGAAAAGGGATATAAGGTGGTAACAG GTGGTACTGACAATCATTTAATCTTGGTTGACTTGAGACCAAATGGAATAGACGGTGCTCGTGCTGAGAAAGTTCTGGAAGATGTTAGTATAGCTCTGAACAAAAACACCTGCCCAGGAGACAAAAGTGCACTTAAACCAAGTGGTCTTAGAATAGGATCTCCTGCTCTAACCTCCAGAAATATGAAGGAAAAAGATTTTGAACAAGTGTCCGAATTTATACATCAAG GGTTAGTGATAACAAAGGAAGCTATGGAAGGTTGTGGACCATTACTGAAAGATTTTAAGGCTAAGATAATAACAGACGAaaagattaaacaaaaaatagCAGCACTGAAGGCAGATGTTGAGAAGTTTGCCATACAGTTTCCAATGCCAGGACTTGATGGTTGGTGA
- the LOC143046261 gene encoding large ribosomal subunit protein bL12m-like codes for MASRRLIFLSSKLSRNIHRISRRDRVVTCSSCSTSRLYSTLPEPVIDGQDKVFPAKLHTIVDDIGKLTLTEVADLNELLKKTLRIQDAPVMAMGMPGMAAPKEEEEEEAPKIVKTLFSLKLLEFAADKKITLIKEIKSLVPDMNLVQAKKFVESAPQVIKADIPKEEAETLKKAIEAAGGKCDID; via the exons ATGGCATCTAGAAGGCTAATTTTTCTGTCTTCAAAACTTTCCAGAAATATTCATAG AATAAGCAGGCGTGACAGAGTGGTCACTTGTTCCTCATGTTCAACAAGTCGTCTCTATAGTACCTTACCAGAACCAGTTATTGATGGACAGGACAAAGTTTTCCCAGCTAAACTACATACCATTGTAGATGATATTGGTAAACTCACTCTCACAGAAGTAGCTGATTTGAATGAATTGCTTAAG AAAACTTTAAGGATACAAGATGCACCTGTAATGGCCATGGGTATGCCAGGAATGGCTGCACCTAAG GAAGAAGAGGAGGAAGAGGCTCCCAAAATTGTGAAAACTCTCTTCTCACTCAAACTTTTAGAATTCGCAGCAGACAAGAAGATAACCCTGATCAAAGAAATAAAAAGTCTTGTGCCAGATATGAATTTAGTGCAG gcTAAGAAGTTTGTAGAATCTGCTCCACAAGTCATAAAAGCAGACATACCCAAAGAAGAAGCTGAAACTTTAAAGAAAGCTATAGAGGCAGCTGGTGGGAAATGTGATATTGATTag